The genomic segment AATAGCGAAGCGATCTGCAAGGATACGGCGGCACCACCCGAACTCATCGCAGAGCAAAAGCCTGCACCCCTGCAAGTAAAGCCCGGGGCGACGCTGACCGTCACTTTTGCCCAGCAGCCAACTGCAAATACGCTCAAGGTAACCCAATGGAACGGTATGAAAGAAGTGGAGCAAGCAGTGGAAAACGGCAATCAGTGGAAGGCACCCGAACAGCCGGGCTGGTATTTGTTTGATGTTCGCGGTCAGTGGACGCAAGGCGATGCAGGTCATGCCTTTGTCATCGAAGTGAAAGACAACATCTGATAGACACTCCAGACGGTTATGGCCAAACAGCCATGATCGTTTTTTGCTATACTGAGGGGGAGGGAAGACTTAAAGGAGAGACAACATGCTAGAAGAATTAATAAGCTTCACGGTGGATGAGGCAGATGCAGGGCAAACCGTGCGAGAAGTACTGCAAAAGCGGTATGGCGTATCGCGTCGTCTGCTCATTCGTGCCAAGTTTAAAGGCTCTATTACACGGAATGGCGTCCTCGTATTCGTAAATGAAAAATTGCAAGCCGGCGATAAAATAGCCGTCATGGTTGAAGAAGAGGCGGAAGAGACTGTTGCCCCAGAGGACATGCCGCTCTCCATCCGTTACGAGGACGAGGATTTGATGGTCATTGCAAAGCCAGCGGGATTGGTTGTTCATCCGACAGGAAATCATCCCAGTGGAACTTTGGCAAACGGGATGATCGCTTATTGGAAAAAGCGTGGCGAGCACAGAAAGTTCCGGGCGGTGAACCGTTTGGATAAAGATACATCAGGCTTGATGATCGTGGCGAAAAATCAATGGGCGCATGAACAATTCAGCCGCATGCAGCAGATCAGAACGCTGCAGCGGACCTATCGAGCTATCGTTCAAGGGATCGTGGAGTCTGATGAAGGTACGATAGATGCGCCGATTGGCCTTGCGGAAAATTCGTTTATCACCAGACAGGTAAGGCCGGATGGGCAGACAGCTGTTACCCATTATCGTGTGCTTGCCCGAGGGGAAGGAATGAGTTTTGTCGAGGTGAAGCTGGAGACGGGACGCACGCATCAGATTCGCGTACATATGAGCAGTGAAGGGCACCCACTTGCAGGAGATGATCTGTACGGGGGA from the Brevibacillus brevis genome contains:
- a CDS encoding RluA family pseudouridine synthase, with protein sequence MLEELISFTVDEADAGQTVREVLQKRYGVSRRLLIRAKFKGSITRNGVLVFVNEKLQAGDKIAVMVEEEAEETVAPEDMPLSIRYEDEDLMVIAKPAGLVVHPTGNHPSGTLANGMIAYWKKRGEHRKFRAVNRLDKDTSGLMIVAKNQWAHEQFSRMQQIRTLQRTYRAIVQGIVESDEGTIDAPIGLAENSFITRQVRPDGQTAVTHYRVLARGEGMSFVEVKLETGRTHQIRVHMSSEGHPLAGDDLYGGEREHIGRQALHAWGLSFVHPRSGLPMSWEEPLPSDMEQVVQQFFPDYPCKEMT